Sequence from the Sulfuricurvum sp. IAE1 genome:
GCGTTTTATAACTCAAACTTAAATTAAGCTATTTTTTAGTATAATCGCGATGTTCCTTGCTCTTTGCAACACGAGCTGATCGTGCTGTACGAATACCATAAGGGGCGAACACCAAAAGGAGACATACGTTATGAGACATTACGAAAACCTAGTAATCGTCAAACCTACTCTTACTGAAGAAGAGATCAAAAGCACTATCGCTCAGGTCGAAGAGATCCTCACTGTAAACGGTGCGGAAATCATTGCACGCGACGCGATGGGAATGAAAAAACTGGCTTACCCGATCGAGAAAAACGCTCGCGGTTATTTCTACGTGATGTATTACAAAGCAGCACCTTCTGCAATTAGTGAAATCGAACGTCGCTTCCGTATCAACGAGGAGATTTTGCGTTTCGTAACCATGAAATACGATAGCAAACGCGAAGTAAAAGCATGGAACGATATGGTTGAAAAAACCAAAAAGCCTGCCGTAGCTGAGAAAAAAGAAGAAGCCGCTTCTTAAGCCCTTTAAGGAAACCCTATGTACAACAAAGTCATTTTGGTCGGAAATCTCACCCGCGACGTCGAGCTTCGATATTCGCAAAACGGTTCCGCGATCGCAAAAACCGCCATCGCAACCA
This genomic interval carries:
- the rpsF gene encoding 30S ribosomal protein S6; amino-acid sequence: MRHYENLVIVKPTLTEEEIKSTIAQVEEILTVNGAEIIARDAMGMKKLAYPIEKNARGYFYVMYYKAAPSAISEIERRFRINEEILRFVTMKYDSKREVKAWNDMVEKTKKPAVAEKKEEAAS